From a region of the Mercurialis annua linkage group LG1-X, ddMerAnnu1.2, whole genome shotgun sequence genome:
- the LOC126654072 gene encoding protein NLP4, producing the protein MEEGIFSSGSLLGAHADSAMDLDYMDKLFLEGCWLETIDGSEFFNPSPSGSTAFVDSFVWPVSDINNAELAYTPSQKSNPEEEHVSLLLRHSPADEFQETSLLNTEATGHDINSVVTLENNAADASEVSRRWWIGPRANPGPRTSVIDRLITALSYIKDFTKDKDVLIQLWVPVNRGGRRILVTYDQNFALVPNCQRLANYRDISVNYQFSAEENSKDMVGLPGRVFLGKVPEWTPDVRFFTSDEYPRVDHAQQYGVRGTLALPVFEQGSRTCLGVIEVVTTAQKIMYQPELENVCRALEAVDLRSSGVPGMLNVKACDMSYQAALPEIYEVLRSACETHKLPLAQTWVTCFQQGKGGCRHSDENFFRCISTVDHACYIRETSVQYFHEACSEHHLLKGQGVAGEAFLTNQPCFTSDITSYGKTDYPLSHHARMLGLRAAVAIRLRSVHTGKADFVLEFFLPLDCTDPENQKKMLTSLSVIIQQVCRSLRVVTDKELEEEVNFPVSEMVAPTDSRPWREEILRAKHPYSEDNLRATHPYSEGYTEENLSWTAHFNEAQESGYHDTMGQIKKQNVLTGEKSMRHRKTQEDNSLKRGIECEDSAVAEGSFSSVCMGKTGEKRRTKAEKTITLQVLRQYFAGSLKDAAKSIGVCPTTLKRICRQHGINRWPSRKIKKVGHSLQKLQRVIDSVQGASGSLQIGSFYTNFPELASPKLSRSSPLSNSNQTEHQEPSCIQTEETIFSSQVAAPKSTSSSCSQSSSSSQCVSSGTQQSPSASTIPTAADPVLGGKSGNGMLKRVRSEAELHTSNEAENLLPGSPSHQSLGDQANLGNLPPLPKTNIRTSQEIDTRRVKVTFGHENIRLRMPNNWEFRNLLEEIARRFNIDDISRYDLKYLDDDLEWVLLTCDDDLEECLDVCQSSQNYTIKLSLQISSHLLGSSGLS; encoded by the exons ATGGAAGAGGGTATTTTCTCTTCGGGTTCCTTACTTGGCGCACACGCAGATTCAGCTATGGACTTGGATTACATGGATAAATTGTTTTTAGAAGGATGCTGGTTGGAAACAATAGATGGATCTGAGTTCTTTAATCCGAGTCCCTCTGGTTCAACCGCGTTTGTTGATTCATTTGTATGGCCCGTTTCAGATATCAACAACGCCGAGTTGGCCTACACTCCATCTCAGAAGAGCAATCCAGAAGAGGAACACGTATCATTGTTGCTGAGGCATTCACCCGCCGATGAATTCCAAGAAACAAGTCTTCTCAATACAGAAGCTACTGGTCATGACATAAATAGTGTTGTTACATTGGAAAATAATGCAGCTGATGCTTCTGAAGTAAGCAGAAGGTGGTGGATTGGACCAAGAGCAAATCCAGGTCCCAGAACTTCTGTGATAGATAGATTAATAACAGCACTCAGTTACATTAAGGATTTCACCAAAGATAAAGATGTCCTTATACAATTATGGGTCCCTGTTAATAGAGGCGGCAGACGCATTCTTGTTACTTATGACCAAAATTTTGCACTTGTTCCTAATTGTCAGAGACTGGCAAATTACAGAGATATATCCGTTAACTATCAGTTTTCAGCTGAGGAGAACTCCAAGGACATGGTGGGGTTACCTGGTCGCGTGTTCTTAGGCAAGGTTCCTGAGTGGACTCCTGATGTTCGATTCTTTACAAGTGATGAATACCCACGAGTAGATCATGCTCAACAATATGGTGTTCGTGGAACACTGGCGCTTCCTGTTTTTGAACAAGGGAGCAGAACTTGCTTGGGTGTCATTGAAGTGGTTACAACTGCGCAAAAGATCATGTACCAGCCTGAGCTTGAGAATGTTTGCCGGGCCCTTGAg GCTGTGGATCTTCGGAGTTCTGGGGTACCAGGCATGCTGAATGTAAAG GCATGTGATATGTCGTACCAAGCTGCACTGCCTGAGATTTATGAGGTTCTTAGATCTGCTTGTGAGACACATAAGTTGCCATTAGCTCAAACTTGGGTCACATGTTTCCAACAAGGCAAGGGAGGATGTCGACATTCTGATGAAAATTTCTTCCGCTGTATTTCAACCGTGGATCATGCTTGCTATATACGTGAAACTTCTGTCCAGTATTTTCACGAGGCTTGCTCTGAGCATCACTTGTTAAAAGGTCAAGGAGTTGCTGGGGAAGCATTCTTGACTAATCAACCATGCTTTACGAGTGACATAACTTCATACGGAAAAACTGACTATCCTCTTTCTCATCACGCAAGGATGTTAGGATTGCGTGCTGCTGTTGCAATTCGCCTCCGAAGTGTGCACACTGGAAAAGCTGATTTTGTCCTCGAGTTCTTTCTGCCATTGGATTGTACGGATCCAGAAAACCAGAAGAAGATGCTCACTTCACTGTCTGTCATCATACAACAGGTCTGCCGGTCCTTACGGGTTGTAACAGACAAAGAACTGGAGGAAGAAGTTAATTTTCCCGTTAGTGAAATGGTAGCCCCTACAGATAGCAGACCTTGGAGAGAAGAAATATTAAGGGCCAAGCATCCATATTCTGAAGATAATTTAAGGGCTACACATCCATATTCTGAGGGTTATACTGAAGAGAATTTATCCTGGACTGCTCATTTCAATGAGGCCCAAGAAAGTGGTTATCACGATACCATGGGTCAAATTAAGAAGCAAAATGTATTAACAGGTGAAAAATCTATGAGGCATAGGAAAACTCAAGAAGATAACAGCCTGAAACGGGGTATCGAGTGTGAAGATTCTGCAGTTGCTGAAGGTAGCTTTTCGAGTGTCTGTATGGGTAAAACTGGAGAGAAAAGACGTACCAAGGCTGAGAAAACAATCACTCTGCAAGTTCTTAGACAGTATTTTGCTGGAAGCTTAAAAGATGCTGCAAAGAGTATTGGTG TTTGCCCCACAACCTTGAAACGAATATGTAGACAGCATGGAATTAATCGATGGCCCTCTCGGAAAATCAAAAAGGTCGGCCACTCCTTACAGAAACTTCAGCGAGTAATTGACTCAGTCCAAGGTGCCTCTGGTTCATTGCAGATTGGTTCCTTCTATACAAATTTCCCCGAGCTTGCCTCTCCGAAGTTATCAAGAAGCAGTCCGCtttcaaattcaaatcaaactgagCATCAAGAGCCATCATGCATACAGACTGAGGAAACTATTTTCAGCTCCCAAGTGGCTGCACCAAAATCTACCTCATCTTCATGCAGTCAGAGTTCCAGCTCGAGCCAGTGTGTTTCCAGTGGGACTCAGCAAAGTCCTTCTGCGTCAACCATACCCACTGCTGCAGATCCTGTGCTTGGGGGAAAATCAGGTAACGGAATGTTAAAGAGGGTTAGAAGCGAAGCAGAGTTGCATACCTCAAATGAAGCAGAAAACTTGCTGCCTGGATCTCCCAGCCATCAATCTCTTGGGGACCAAGCTAATTTGGGAAACCTTCCACCTTTACCTAAAACTAATATCCGCACTTCCCAAGAGATTGATACTCGTAGAGTGAAGGTAACGTTTGGACATGAGAACATCCGATTACGCATGCCAAACAATTGGGAATTTAGAAATCTATTGGAAGAAATTGCTAGACGGTTTAACATAGATGATATAAGCAGATATGACTTGAAATATTTGGATGATGACTTGGAGTGGGTTCTATTGACATGTGATGATGATTTGGAGGAGTGTCTGGATGTATGCCAATCATCTCAGAACTACACCATTAAACTGTCACTCCAAATTTCTTCTCATCTGTTGGGAAGCAGTGGTCTTTCCTGA